In Streptomyces longhuiensis, the following proteins share a genomic window:
- a CDS encoding response regulator transcription factor, with amino-acid sequence MRVIVAEDSALLRQGIVRLLSDEGFEVSAECSDTEPLLALVAEHRPDAVLLDIRMPPTHTDEGLVAAAAIRAAHPGTGVLLLSQYVETTDTVRALAEQPEGFGYLLKERVADIDELGGALKRVASGETVLDPLVVAKLINTPRPRSPLDELTGRERDVLALMAEGHSNEAIAQRLVIGGKTVETHVRNIFGKLRLEQDLLEHRRVRAVLTYLRA; translated from the coding sequence GTGCGGGTGATCGTTGCCGAGGACTCGGCGCTGCTGCGGCAGGGGATCGTACGACTGCTGTCGGACGAGGGTTTCGAGGTGTCGGCGGAGTGTTCCGACACGGAGCCGCTCCTCGCGCTCGTCGCCGAGCACCGTCCGGACGCCGTGCTCCTCGACATCCGCATGCCGCCGACGCACACCGACGAGGGTCTGGTCGCGGCGGCCGCGATCCGCGCGGCGCACCCCGGCACGGGCGTGCTGCTGCTGTCCCAGTACGTCGAGACGACCGACACCGTCAGGGCCTTGGCGGAGCAGCCCGAGGGCTTCGGCTATCTGCTCAAGGAGCGCGTCGCCGACATCGACGAACTCGGCGGTGCGCTCAAGCGCGTGGCGTCCGGCGAGACGGTCCTCGACCCGCTCGTCGTGGCCAAGCTCATCAACACACCGCGCCCCAGGAGTCCCCTCGACGAACTCACGGGCAGAGAGCGGGACGTGCTGGCGCTGATGGCCGAGGGCCACTCGAACGAGGCGATAGCCCAACGGCTCGTCATCGGCGGCAAAACGGTGGAGACGCACGTACGGAACATCTTCGGCAAGCTGCGCCTGGAGCAGGATCTGCTCGAACACCGGCGCGTGCGCGCGGTGCTCACCTACCTGCGCGCCTGA
- a CDS encoding RNA-guided endonuclease InsQ/TnpB family protein yields the protein MCVKRAFKYRFYPTDAQAAELSRTFGCVRKVYNLALAARTEAWARQERVNYNATSAMLTAWKRTEELAFLNEVSSVPLQQTLRHLQTGFTHFFAKRARHPRFKSRKKSRKSAEYTTSGFRFRDGGLTLAKMNEPLDIVWSRPLPPGAEPSTVTVSQDAAGRWFVSLLCEDPSLSPLPATDQAVGIDVGLDHLLALSTGEKIANPRHERKDRARLAKAQQNLSRKAKGDGANRAKARRKVAGIHARIADRRRDHLHKLTTRLVRENQTLVIEDLTVRNMVKNRSLARAISDAAWSDFRSMLEYKAAWYGREVIAVDRFFPSSKLCSHCGALAKKMPLHVRTWTCDTCGTTHDRDTNAANNLLAAGLAVTACGAGVRPQRRTPGGQSATKQEAPRREP from the coding sequence ATGTGTGTGAAGCGGGCGTTCAAATACCGCTTCTATCCGACCGATGCGCAGGCGGCTGAGCTGTCGCGCACGTTCGGCTGCGTGCGCAAGGTCTACAACCTCGCACTTGCCGCCCGTACCGAGGCGTGGGCGCGGCAGGAGCGGGTCAACTACAACGCCACCTCGGCGATGTTGACCGCGTGGAAGAGGACCGAGGAACTGGCGTTCCTCAATGAGGTGTCGTCGGTGCCGTTGCAACAGACGTTGCGGCACTTGCAGACGGGGTTCACCCACTTTTTCGCCAAGCGGGCAAGGCATCCGCGCTTCAAATCGCGGAAGAAGTCCCGCAAGTCCGCCGAGTACACCACCAGCGGGTTCCGCTTTCGTGACGGCGGCCTGACACTGGCGAAGATGAACGAACCGCTCGACATCGTGTGGTCGCGCCCGCTTCCCCCGGGAGCAGAGCCGTCCACGGTGACCGTCTCGCAGGACGCGGCGGGACGCTGGTTCGTCTCCCTGCTGTGCGAGGACCCGTCCCTGTCGCCGCTCCCGGCAACCGATCAGGCAGTCGGCATCGACGTGGGCCTCGACCATCTCCTGGCCCTCTCCACCGGCGAGAAGATCGCCAACCCCCGGCACGAACGCAAGGATCGTGCCCGCCTGGCCAAGGCCCAGCAGAACCTCTCCCGAAAGGCCAAGGGCGACGGCGCCAACCGGGCCAAGGCCCGGCGAAAGGTTGCCGGAATCCACGCCCGCATCGCCGACCGGCGCCGCGACCACCTGCACAAACTGACCACTCGACTCGTGCGCGAAAACCAAACGCTCGTGATCGAGGACCTGACCGTACGCAACATGGTCAAGAACCGGAGCCTTGCCCGCGCCATCAGTGATGCCGCGTGGTCGGACTTCCGGAGCATGCTGGAGTACAAGGCCGCCTGGTACGGGCGGGAAGTGATCGCTGTCGACCGCTTCTTCCCCTCCTCTAAACTGTGCTCCCACTGCGGCGCCCTCGCAAAGAAGATGCCGCTGCACGTTCGAACCTGGACCTGCGACACGTGCGGAACGACCCACGACCGGGACACGAACGCAGCTAACAATCTGCTGGCCGCCGGACTGGCGGTGACAGCCTGTGGAGCTGGTGTAAGACCTCAACGGAGAACTCCGGGCGGGCAGTCGGCGACGAAGCAGGAAGCCCCACGGCGCGAGCCGTAG
- a CDS encoding cobalt-precorrin-5B (C(1))-methyltransferase: MTDAGGAKGGRGAQLKHTGLRPGWTTGACATGAATAAYTALLAGDFPDPVTITLPKGQTPAFALAAEELTGEHAMAGIVKDAGDDPDVTHGALVRASVRLLPAGSGVVFRAGPGVGTVTRPGLPLAVGEPAINPVPRQMMRDHVAAVAERHGGSGDIEITVSVDHGEEIARSTWNPRLGILGGLSILGTTGIVVPYSCSAWIDSIRRGVDVARAAGRTHVAGCTGSTSEKTVVAEHGLPEDALLDMGDFAGAVLKYVRRHPVDRLTICGGFAKLSKLAAGHLDLHSARSQVDKSFLAGLAAGAGAGAEVAAAVADANTGLAALQLWPPLGDLVAATARDEALRVLRGAPVQVDVLCIDRAGTVVGRCAPR; encoded by the coding sequence ATGACTGACGCGGGCGGGGCCAAGGGCGGACGAGGCGCCCAACTCAAGCACACCGGTCTGCGGCCCGGCTGGACGACCGGCGCGTGTGCGACAGGGGCGGCCACGGCCGCGTACACCGCGCTCCTGGCCGGCGACTTCCCCGACCCGGTGACGATCACGCTGCCGAAGGGGCAGACGCCCGCGTTCGCACTGGCGGCCGAGGAGTTGACCGGCGAGCACGCCATGGCGGGCATCGTGAAGGACGCGGGCGACGACCCGGACGTCACGCACGGCGCGCTGGTGCGGGCGTCGGTGCGGCTGCTGCCCGCCGGGTCCGGCGTCGTGTTCAGGGCGGGGCCGGGCGTCGGCACGGTGACCCGTCCGGGGCTGCCCCTCGCCGTCGGGGAACCCGCGATCAACCCCGTGCCGCGGCAGATGATGCGGGACCACGTGGCGGCCGTCGCCGAGCGCCACGGCGGGAGCGGTGACATCGAGATCACCGTGTCCGTCGACCACGGTGAGGAGATAGCCCGGTCGACCTGGAATCCGCGGCTCGGGATCCTCGGCGGGCTGTCCATCCTGGGGACGACGGGCATCGTGGTGCCGTACTCCTGCTCCGCGTGGATCGACTCGATCCGGCGGGGTGTGGACGTGGCGCGGGCCGCCGGGCGCACGCATGTGGCGGGCTGCACCGGGTCGACGTCCGAGAAGACCGTCGTCGCCGAGCACGGGCTGCCCGAGGACGCGCTCCTCGACATGGGTGACTTCGCGGGCGCGGTCCTCAAGTACGTACGGCGTCATCCCGTCGACCGGCTGACGATCTGCGGCGGGTTCGCCAAGCTGTCGAAGCTCGCGGCCGGGCACCTGGATCTGCATTCGGCGCGCTCGCAGGTCGACAAGTCGTTCCTGGCCGGCCTCGCGGCCGGGGCGGGCGCGGGCGCGGAGGTCGCGGCGGCGGTCGCGGACGCCAACACGGGCCTCGCGGCACTCCAGTTGTGGCCGCCGCTCGGCGACCTGGTCGCCGCGACCGCCCGCGACGAGGCCTTGCGCGTGTTGCGGGGCGCACCCGTACAGGTCGATGTACTCTGCATCGACCGGGCGGGTACGGTGGTCGGGCGCTGCGCACCCCGCTGA
- a CDS encoding sensor histidine kinase yields MESQGKRVVRLRLTGAAALAAVSGLAGSWAYLRAGGSAGDVVRDLSVGWAYAAAGLMAWRRRPANRTGPLMIAEGVTWFLGNLQGTSVPALFAFGAWWEALNMAILLHLILCFPEGRLTTVLTRRLVQFAYGLVAVGGLLRTLLFDPARATGATYLDCVGCGPNALFIPGTHDLFGPVDTVYHALGWVISTGAAVAVVQRWRHASAARRQALLPAWIGIGVAVVFLMWDMLFYVVPWFGEVGDTGEQAVYLLSDLAQVAVPFAFLAGLLRMHLQRAEVSGLVIEVGTDPDPARLREALARVLGDPTLRLGLWREERGAYVDGSGREVTADGTGRTPVGAADGRPLALLHHDPALMDDPELLASVAAALRLALENVWLRSRARDVSSRIVEAADSERKRLERDLHDGAQARLVFALMALRRVERGLADHPDAALRESVTEAESSLRLAIEELRGLAHGLHPAVLTREGLGPALTALAREATLPVVVAAEPRRYDAVVESTAYFTVCEALSNAAKHAGARAVSVSATHQDGRLVIETVDDGVGGADSMRGSGLRGLADRLAAVDGVLHVHSPAGGGTRIRAELPCG; encoded by the coding sequence GTGGAGAGTCAGGGGAAGCGTGTGGTTCGGCTGCGCCTGACCGGGGCCGCGGCGCTGGCCGCCGTATCGGGACTGGCGGGCTCGTGGGCGTACCTGCGGGCCGGTGGGTCCGCGGGCGACGTGGTGCGGGACCTCTCCGTGGGCTGGGCGTACGCGGCCGCGGGGCTCATGGCCTGGCGGCGCAGGCCCGCCAACCGGACCGGCCCCCTGATGATCGCCGAGGGCGTCACCTGGTTCCTCGGGAACCTCCAAGGCACCTCCGTACCCGCCCTGTTCGCGTTCGGCGCCTGGTGGGAGGCGCTGAACATGGCGATCCTCCTGCACCTCATCCTCTGCTTCCCCGAGGGCCGCCTCACCACGGTCCTGACCCGGCGTCTGGTCCAGTTCGCGTACGGCCTCGTCGCGGTCGGCGGCCTGCTGCGCACGCTCCTGTTCGACCCGGCGCGGGCCACCGGCGCCACCTACCTCGACTGCGTCGGCTGCGGCCCGAACGCCCTGTTCATCCCCGGTACCCACGACCTCTTCGGCCCCGTCGACACCGTCTACCACGCGCTCGGCTGGGTCATCTCCACCGGCGCCGCGGTCGCCGTCGTACAGCGCTGGCGGCACGCGTCCGCCGCCCGCAGGCAGGCGCTGCTCCCGGCGTGGATCGGCATCGGCGTCGCCGTCGTGTTCCTGATGTGGGACATGCTCTTCTACGTCGTGCCGTGGTTCGGCGAGGTGGGCGACACCGGCGAGCAGGCCGTCTATCTGCTGTCCGACCTGGCACAGGTCGCCGTGCCGTTCGCGTTCCTCGCCGGACTGCTGCGCATGCACCTCCAGCGCGCCGAGGTCAGCGGCCTCGTCATCGAGGTCGGCACCGACCCCGACCCGGCCCGGCTGCGCGAGGCGCTGGCCCGCGTCCTGGGCGACCCGACACTGCGGCTCGGCCTGTGGCGCGAGGAGCGGGGCGCCTACGTCGACGGCTCGGGCCGCGAGGTGACGGCGGACGGCACCGGCCGCACCCCCGTCGGCGCGGCCGACGGCCGGCCGCTCGCGCTGCTGCACCACGACCCCGCCCTCATGGACGACCCGGAACTCCTCGCGTCCGTCGCCGCCGCGCTGCGCCTCGCCCTCGAGAACGTGTGGCTGCGCTCCCGCGCCAGGGACGTGAGCTCGCGGATCGTGGAGGCGGCCGACTCCGAACGCAAGCGCCTGGAACGGGATCTGCACGACGGGGCGCAGGCCAGACTGGTCTTCGCCCTGATGGCGCTGCGACGTGTCGAACGCGGCCTCGCCGACCATCCCGACGCCGCCCTGCGCGAGTCCGTGACCGAGGCGGAGTCCAGCCTCAGGCTCGCCATCGAGGAGTTGCGCGGTCTCGCCCACGGTCTGCACCCGGCGGTCCTCACGCGCGAGGGCCTCGGACCCGCGCTGACGGCGCTGGCCCGGGAGGCGACCCTGCCGGTGGTCGTCGCGGCCGAACCCCGGCGCTACGACGCGGTCGTCGAGTCGACCGCCTACTTCACGGTGTGCGAGGCCCTGTCGAACGCGGCCAAGCACGCCGGTGCCCGCGCCGTCAGCGTCTCGGCGACGCACCAGGACGGGCGGCTCGTCATCGAGACCGTCGACGACGGAGTCGGGGGAGCGGACAGCATGCGCGGCAGTGGCCTGCGCGGCCTCGCGGACCGGCTCGCCGCCGTCGACGGAGTGTTGCATGTACACAGTCCCGCCGGTGGCGGGACCAGAATCAGGGCGGAGCTTCCGTGCGGGTGA
- a CDS encoding NACHT domain-containing protein: MSDALVLLGADPPRLAALDRSLGGVLAVATGGVSDGFLRIADARGRILGLGRDAVRGVGARLGAADGRVERGELLRAAHTVVVVLGWFEALAEQDLPFSLDAVRITRGDQLSLVGAGEPDAGFARALAAVDAPFPAPHLAPEDVARELLGWYTALSGRFLRFVAGLAVWDTLTPAGRDAAERALTGALPGAACVHYDSLYAQLAQQAPEFGFWATLTEHRATRAGVQRALAGIESLLAGTASHARPPVDVAAALARSHEAALSRPVLDAASAPDGIRVPALEEMYLDPDFRVRPVAGQHGPADEAWWERAPVREDLTRYLAGALTSAGQERTPLLVLGQPGAGKSVLTRVLAARLPAAGFLPVRVPLRDVRAEDDLQEQIEQAVRAATGERVTWPELVRSAGGAVPVLLLDGFDELLQTTGVHHNDFLVRVARFQEREAEQGRPLLALVTSRTSVADRARYPDGMVALRLEPFRAAQIQQWLAVWNDANAAGFTARGLRPLSWEVVSRHAALTAQPLLLTMLALYDVAGNGLQRDGGEPLDEADLYEELLFSFARREVGKTSADMASDGLLRERAELEMQRLSLVAFAQLNRRRQWVSAAELDEDLAALLGRSSPGASGFRTPLGAAEVALGRFYFVQRAQSVRDGHVLATYEFLHATFGEYLAVRLALHVLSALVQNRPALALGDQRVDDDLAYALLSYAPLSGRQMLRFAGAMAARMEPGERERLSRVLIRVLDQHETRTGDQHPAYRPATLRVASRHGLYGANLVLVILLLTGGTTAAELFPGSANPVSAWHRHALLWRSALNEEQWTDFALSMTLHRSWDADGRRTLDVAPRYGAPSPPDPVDANWLYRYPRGHGGPGWSRPYWDEIWHKMEVSGGTNDSLVRHVMDPVFAWLGPSVTTFVATEGEPATSLAHDLLHLLLSGGVELTDAELELTYRRVLRGMEALPGSHVHRVAALLATVAGRDDARLPADLRSEIYSFTR, translated from the coding sequence TTGTCGGACGCGTTGGTACTGCTCGGCGCGGATCCGCCGCGCCTCGCGGCGCTCGACCGGTCGCTCGGCGGGGTGCTGGCCGTGGCGACGGGTGGCGTGAGCGACGGATTCCTCCGTATCGCGGACGCGCGGGGCCGGATCCTGGGGCTCGGCCGTGACGCGGTGCGCGGGGTCGGGGCGCGGCTCGGGGCGGCGGACGGGCGGGTGGAGCGGGGTGAGTTGCTGCGGGCCGCGCACACGGTCGTCGTGGTCCTCGGCTGGTTCGAGGCGCTCGCGGAGCAGGACCTTCCGTTCTCCCTCGACGCGGTGCGCATCACCCGTGGCGACCAGTTGTCGCTGGTCGGGGCCGGGGAGCCGGACGCCGGATTCGCGCGGGCCCTCGCCGCGGTGGACGCGCCGTTCCCGGCACCGCACCTCGCGCCGGAGGACGTGGCGCGAGAACTCCTCGGCTGGTACACGGCTCTGTCCGGGCGCTTCCTGCGGTTCGTGGCGGGCCTCGCGGTGTGGGACACGCTCACACCGGCGGGGCGGGACGCGGCGGAGCGGGCCCTGACGGGTGCGCTGCCTGGTGCGGCATGCGTCCACTACGACAGCCTGTACGCCCAACTAGCCCAGCAGGCGCCTGAGTTCGGGTTCTGGGCGACGCTGACCGAGCACCGGGCGACGCGGGCCGGTGTGCAGCGGGCCCTCGCGGGAATCGAGTCGCTGCTGGCCGGTACGGCGTCGCACGCGCGGCCGCCCGTGGATGTCGCCGCCGCCCTGGCCCGCTCCCACGAGGCGGCGCTCTCCCGTCCGGTCCTTGACGCGGCGTCGGCGCCCGACGGCATCCGCGTGCCGGCCCTGGAGGAGATGTATCTGGATCCGGACTTCCGGGTACGGCCGGTGGCCGGGCAGCACGGGCCGGCGGACGAGGCGTGGTGGGAACGGGCCCCGGTGCGCGAGGACCTGACCCGGTATCTCGCCGGGGCGCTGACCTCGGCGGGGCAGGAGCGGACTCCGCTGCTGGTGCTCGGGCAGCCCGGCGCGGGCAAGTCCGTCCTGACCCGGGTGCTCGCGGCGCGGCTCCCCGCGGCCGGGTTCCTGCCGGTGCGGGTGCCGCTGCGCGACGTGCGCGCCGAGGACGATCTCCAGGAGCAGATCGAGCAGGCGGTGCGGGCCGCGACCGGCGAGCGCGTCACGTGGCCCGAGCTGGTCCGCTCGGCCGGCGGCGCGGTCCCGGTGCTCCTGCTCGACGGGTTCGACGAGTTGCTGCAGACGACCGGGGTGCACCACAACGACTTCCTGGTCCGGGTGGCCCGCTTCCAGGAGCGCGAGGCGGAACAGGGCCGTCCGCTGCTGGCCCTGGTGACCAGCCGCACGTCCGTCGCCGACCGCGCGCGCTACCCCGACGGCATGGTGGCGCTGCGCCTCGAACCGTTCCGCGCCGCGCAGATCCAGCAGTGGCTCGCGGTGTGGAACGACGCCAACGCGGCCGGGTTCACGGCGAGGGGCCTGCGTCCGCTGTCGTGGGAGGTGGTGTCGCGGCACGCGGCACTCACGGCGCAGCCGCTGCTCCTGACGATGCTCGCCCTGTACGACGTGGCGGGCAACGGCCTGCAGCGCGACGGCGGGGAACCGCTGGACGAGGCCGATCTGTACGAGGAGCTCCTCTTCTCCTTCGCGCGCCGTGAAGTCGGCAAGACGAGCGCGGACATGGCGTCCGACGGCCTCCTGCGCGAGCGCGCCGAGCTGGAGATGCAGCGCCTGTCGCTGGTCGCGTTCGCCCAGCTCAACCGCCGCCGCCAGTGGGTCTCGGCGGCCGAGCTCGACGAGGACCTGGCCGCGCTCCTGGGGCGCTCGTCCCCCGGGGCCTCCGGATTCCGCACGCCGCTCGGCGCCGCCGAGGTCGCGCTCGGCCGGTTCTACTTCGTGCAGCGCGCCCAGTCGGTGCGCGACGGCCACGTCCTCGCGACGTACGAGTTCCTGCACGCCACGTTCGGCGAGTATCTGGCGGTGCGGCTCGCGCTGCACGTGCTGAGCGCGCTCGTGCAGAACCGGCCCGCCCTCGCCCTCGGCGACCAGCGCGTGGACGACGACCTGGCGTACGCGCTGCTCTCGTACGCGCCCCTGTCCGGGCGCCAGATGCTGCGGTTCGCCGGCGCGATGGCGGCGCGGATGGAGCCGGGCGAGCGGGAGCGGCTCAGCCGCGTCCTGATCCGCGTGCTCGACCAGCACGAGACCCGCACCGGTGACCAGCACCCCGCCTACCGGCCCGCGACACTGAGGGTCGCGTCGCGGCACGGCCTCTACGGCGCCAATCTCGTCCTGGTCATCCTGCTGCTGACGGGCGGCACCACGGCCGCCGAGCTGTTCCCCGGCTCGGCGAACCCGGTCAGCGCCTGGCACCGCCACGCCCTGTTGTGGCGTTCGGCGCTCAACGAGGAGCAGTGGACGGACTTCGCCCTGTCGATGACCCTGCACCGGTCCTGGGACGCCGACGGCCGCCGCACGCTCGACGTCGCGCCGCGGTACGGCGCGCCCTCTCCGCCGGACCCTGTCGACGCGAACTGGCTCTACCGCTATCCCCGCGGGCACGGCGGGCCCGGCTGGTCCCGGCCCTACTGGGACGAGATCTGGCACAAGATGGAGGTGTCCGGCGGGACGAACGACTCCCTCGTGCGACACGTCATGGACCCGGTGTTCGCGTGGCTGGGCCCTTCCGTGACCACGTTCGTGGCCACGGAAGGGGAGCCGGCCACCTCGCTCGCGCACGACCTGCTGCATCTTCTGCTCAGCGGTGGGGTGGAACTGACCGACGCCGAGCTGGAGTTGACGTACCGCCGGGTGCTGCGCGGCATGGAGGCCCTGCCGGGCAGCCACGTCCATCGCGTCGCCGCGCTGCTCGCCACCGTCGCGGGACGGGACGACGCGCGGCTGCCGGCGGACCTGCGGAGCGAGATCTACTCGTTCACGCGGTAG
- a CDS encoding beta-N-acetylglucosaminidase domain-containing protein has protein sequence MTARRAVHACSVATLLVAASAAAVPPVSAHTTDRPLPVVSPTPQHMTRAGADIALPSRAELVVDDTTDKPARDLLTATLRAHGVRHVDVRTKASGHAPLTVLLGPAARSDVAEALRGTDVPTQDEGYAVRVAGRTVALGGTDATGQFYAAQTFQQLVAKGKIAGASVSDFPSMRLRGSIEGFYGPPWTKAERLDQMDFLGEVKSNTYVYAPKDDPYHRDKWREPYPADKLAELGTLVDRARANHVRFTFAVSPGGSVCYSDPADVKALTAKLQALYDLGVRSFSVPLDDISYTKWNCDADQQKFGAPGRGPAAKAQVGLLNTVQQDFIATHDGANPLQMVPTEYGDLTDTAYKQELRGNLDKNIEVMWTGTDVVPPEITNDQAQKASELFGRKVFVWDNYPVNDFGRTSGRLLLAPYDKREPGLSEHLSGLVSNPMNQEAASKLAVFTMSDFSWNDRGYDRTRSARQSALHLAGGDPRVADAVQTFVDLNHMAPTFGAKPWQPQSPILSAQLEKFWKAYESDPTAAIRAFTPTATNIGRLPAVLRAGVPDQQFLHDAGPWLDSTALWGKALGHGLAALKAIDAHDADKAAGERAAMEKAADAASHITIDPAEHHQPGPVKIADPFLGDFVSQVQDLHDASKGLEPLRQLALNKDTKQSSDYGSDGAFPYGAAKAADGDRFNFSTTSGKEAQPWWQVDLGSVADLERVDVYNRSDCCADRTKDYYVLVSDEPFTGTLADQLTKPGVWSHHETAQAGGPTAIPVTAHGRYVRVWLASEKPVELNMAEVEVYGRARG, from the coding sequence ATGACAGCCCGAAGAGCCGTGCACGCCTGTTCCGTCGCCACGCTGCTCGTCGCCGCGTCCGCCGCGGCGGTGCCGCCCGTATCGGCGCACACGACGGACCGGCCCCTGCCCGTCGTCTCGCCGACCCCGCAGCACATGACCCGCGCCGGCGCGGACATCGCCCTCCCTTCGCGCGCCGAACTCGTCGTGGACGACACCACCGACAAGCCGGCCCGCGACCTCCTCACCGCCACCCTGCGCGCCCACGGAGTCCGCCACGTCGACGTCCGTACCAAGGCGTCGGGGCACGCGCCCCTGACCGTGCTCCTCGGCCCGGCCGCCCGCTCCGACGTGGCCGAGGCGCTGCGCGGCACCGACGTCCCCACCCAGGACGAGGGCTACGCCGTGCGCGTGGCGGGACGCACCGTGGCGCTCGGCGGCACCGACGCGACCGGCCAGTTCTACGCGGCCCAGACGTTCCAGCAGCTCGTCGCCAAGGGGAAGATCGCCGGGGCGTCCGTCTCCGACTTCCCGTCCATGCGGCTGCGCGGCTCCATCGAGGGCTTCTACGGACCGCCCTGGACGAAGGCGGAGCGCCTGGACCAGATGGACTTCCTCGGCGAGGTCAAGTCCAACACCTACGTGTACGCGCCCAAGGACGACCCGTACCACCGCGACAAGTGGCGCGAGCCGTACCCGGCGGACAAGCTCGCCGAGCTCGGCACGCTCGTCGACCGGGCCCGCGCCAACCACGTCCGCTTCACCTTCGCCGTGTCGCCCGGCGGCTCGGTCTGCTACTCGGACCCGGCCGACGTGAAGGCCCTCACCGCGAAGCTCCAGGCGCTCTACGACCTGGGCGTGCGCTCGTTCTCGGTGCCGCTCGACGACATCAGCTACACCAAGTGGAACTGCGACGCCGACCAGCAGAAGTTCGGCGCCCCGGGGCGCGGCCCCGCCGCGAAGGCCCAGGTCGGTCTGCTCAACACCGTCCAGCAGGACTTCATCGCCACCCACGACGGCGCCAACCCGCTCCAGATGGTGCCCACCGAGTACGGCGACCTCACCGACACCGCGTACAAGCAGGAGCTCCGCGGGAACCTCGACAAGAACATCGAGGTGATGTGGACCGGCACGGACGTCGTCCCGCCGGAGATCACCAACGACCAGGCGCAGAAGGCGTCCGAGCTGTTCGGACGCAAGGTGTTCGTCTGGGACAACTACCCGGTCAACGACTTCGGCCGGACCTCGGGACGCCTCCTGCTCGCCCCCTACGACAAGCGTGAGCCCGGCCTGTCCGAGCACCTCAGCGGCCTCGTCTCCAACCCGATGAACCAGGAGGCGGCCAGCAAGCTCGCCGTCTTCACCATGTCCGACTTCTCATGGAACGACCGCGGCTACGACCGCACCCGCTCCGCCCGTCAGTCCGCGCTGCACCTGGCCGGCGGGGACCCGCGCGTCGCCGACGCCGTACAGACCTTCGTCGACCTCAACCACATGGCACCGACGTTCGGCGCCAAGCCGTGGCAGCCGCAGTCGCCGATCCTCAGCGCGCAGCTCGAGAAGTTCTGGAAGGCGTACGAGAGCGACCCGACGGCCGCGATCCGCGCCTTCACTCCGACCGCGACGAACATCGGGCGCCTTCCTGCCGTCCTCCGTGCCGGCGTGCCCGACCAGCAGTTCCTGCACGACGCCGGGCCCTGGCTGGACTCCACCGCGCTGTGGGGCAAGGCCCTCGGGCACGGTCTCGCCGCGCTGAAGGCCATCGACGCCCATGACGCGGACAAGGCGGCCGGCGAGCGCGCCGCGATGGAGAAGGCGGCCGACGCCGCCTCGCACATCACCATCGACCCGGCCGAGCACCACCAGCCCGGACCCGTGAAGATCGCCGACCCGTTCCTCGGCGACTTCGTCAGCCAGGTCCAGGACCTGCACGACGCCTCGAAGGGCCTCGAGCCGCTGCGGCAGCTCGCCCTGAACAAGGACACGAAGCAGAGCTCGGACTACGGCTCGGACGGCGCGTTCCCGTACGGCGCGGCCAAGGCGGCCGACGGCGACCGCTTCAACTTCTCGACCACCAGCGGCAAGGAGGCACAGCCCTGGTGGCAGGTCGACCTCGGCTCCGTCGCCGACCTGGAGCGCGTCGACGTCTACAACCGCAGCGACTGCTGCGCGGACCGCACCAAGGACTACTACGTCCTGGTCTCCGACGAGCCCTTCACCGGCACCCTCGCCGACCAGCTGACCAAGCCCGGCGTGTGGTCCCACCACGAGACCGCGCAGGCCGGCGGCCCGACGGCGATCCCGGTGACGGCACACGGCCGCTACGTGCGGGTGTGGCTGGCGAGCGAGAAGCCCGTCGAGCTGAACATGGCGGAGGTCGAGGTGTACGGCAGGGCGCGGGGCTGA
- a CDS encoding cobalt-precorrin-6A reductase gives MHVLILGGTTEARRLAQALTAGHPGWRVTSSLAGRVARPLLPEGEVRTGGFGGADGLARALRELQVDALIDATHPFAGTISFHAAQAAATAHVPLLALRRPGWVPAPEDDWHHVNSLEEAARALPSLGTRAFLTVGRLGLPPFASIDDVHFLIRSVDAPEPPLPPHSEVVLDRGPFTPEGERELLRTHHIDVLVTKDSGGEATAPKLVAAREARIPVLVVRRPEVPAGVTVVGSVAQAAEWAGGISGPGVSSRSGV, from the coding sequence GTGCACGTACTGATCCTCGGCGGCACGACCGAGGCCCGCCGCCTCGCGCAGGCCCTCACCGCCGGCCACCCCGGGTGGCGCGTGACGAGCTCGCTGGCCGGCCGCGTGGCCCGGCCCCTGCTGCCCGAGGGCGAGGTGCGGACAGGCGGTTTCGGGGGAGCCGATGGCCTGGCCCGCGCGCTGCGCGAGCTCCAGGTGGACGCGCTCATCGACGCCACCCATCCTTTCGCCGGGACGATCAGTTTCCACGCGGCGCAGGCCGCCGCCACGGCCCATGTTCCCCTGCTGGCACTGCGGCGCCCCGGCTGGGTCCCCGCACCGGAAGACGACTGGCACCACGTGAACTCCCTGGAGGAGGCGGCGAGGGCCCTGCCGTCCCTGGGCACCCGGGCGTTCCTGACGGTGGGCCGCCTGGGACTCCCGCCCTTCGCGTCCATCGACGACGTCCACTTCCTGATCCGCTCGGTGGACGCCCCCGAGCCGCCACTGCCCCCGCACTCGGAGGTCGTGCTGGACCGGGGCCCGTTCACGCCGGAGGGCGAACGGGAGCTGCTCCGCACGCACCACATCGACGTACTGGTGACGAAGGACAGCGGGGGAGAGGCGACGGCCCCGAAGCTCGTCGCGGCGCGAGAGGCGCGGATCCCGGTCCTGGTGGTACGACGGCCGGAGGTGCCGGCGGGAGTGACCGTGGTGGGATCGGTGGCGCAGGCGGCGGAGTGGGCCGGGGGCATTTCCGGCCCGGGCGTATCCAGCCGGTCCGGCGTCTGA